Below is a window of Brassica napus cultivar Da-Ae chromosome A5, Da-Ae, whole genome shotgun sequence DNA.
TTGAGCTCCTCAATATTCATCAGTCTTTGGCTTTGGATTCTGGCCCCTGGATCCTAGGAGGAGATTTAAATCAAATAATCCATCCTGCGGAACACTCTTCTCCTTCCATCATTAGCCTTACTCCCCAAATGTCCTCTCTAAGAAATGTGTTGACTCAACTAGGTGTCTTTGACCTGCGATTCCTCGGTCCTCTCTTTACTTGGACCAACAAATGTCCCTCCGCCCCTGTTGCTGAAAAGCTTGACCGCTTACTTGTTAACCAGCAATGGATATCCACCTTTCCTCATAGCCTAGCCACCTTCCTCCCACCTGATTTCTCTGATCATTCCCCGTGTCTTATTGACCTCTCTGTGCCCCTTCCAATCGCTGGAACCCGTCCTTTTAAGTTCTTTAACTACCTGACCAAACACCATAAATTTAACCGGACACTTGAGGAAGCATGGATTCAGGCCGGTGGATTTGCTTCGGATCTCTCCTCTCTTTGCTAcaaattcagaaaaataaagGGAGCTTTGAAAGAATTAAACAGAGAAAATTTTTCTAATATccaagagagagtgagagagactAACATTTTGCTTAATAATGTGCAGATTCAGGCGCTTCAAAATCCTACTCAAGCACTTTTCCAGGAAGAACAAGACCTGCATCAAAAATGGTGTTTTCTTAGACAAATTGAAGAGGCTTTTTTCAGGCAGAAATCGAGGATAAATTGGTTAAAGGAGGGTGATCTCAATACCACTTTCTTACACCGTCTGGTCCAAGTTCGAGCATCCTATAATTCAATCAGATCCTTCTCGACTCCAGCAGGACTTCTGGTATCTGATCCACTTGCTATGGGAATGATGGCAGTCTCTCACTTTCAAAATCTCCTATCACCTCCTATCCTTCCATTCGTTGTCTGCCCTTCTATCTGGTTCCAAGAGCTTCTCTCCTATCGCTGTCCTCCTCAACTTGTATCCTCCATGACCCTACAGCCAGATGTACTGGAAATCACCAGAGTCATGATGAAACTGAACCCGCAAAAATCCCCAGGGCCAGATGGACTTACTTCAGGTTTTTTCAAAGCAGGATGGGAGATTGTTGGACAAGAGGTCATAACTTCGGTTCGAACCTTTTTCTCTTCATGCTTTCTCCCCTCAGCTACAAACGCAACTATTCTCAGTCTTGTCCCAAAGAGACCAGGAGCAACGGCAGTTAGTGATTTCAGACCTATTTCCTGTTGCAACACAATATACAAACTCATCTCAAAGCTGCTTGTTCATCGCCTAAAACCAATGCTTCCTGATCTAATTCTTCCTAATCAAACGGCATTTGTTCAGGGGAGACTTCTAATAGAGAACACAGTGCTTGCTTCTGAGATAGTTCATGGCTACCATCGTGATAAAGGTCCTAAACGTATGGTATTGAAAGTTGACATAGCTAAGGCTTTTGATACTATCAACTGGGATTTCATTCTCAACTGTCTAGCAAGTATTGGAGTACCTAACCTGTTTACTCGATGGCTGAGGGCTTGTATCTGCACTCCTTCATTCTCCGTGGGCTACAACGGCACAGTGCAAGGGTACTTCAAGAGCAAGCGAGGGTTACGGCAGGGAGACCCCTTGTCTCCGTATCTCTTCGTGATCGCCATGAACTGCCTGTCGATCCTCCTTGATAAGGCTGCAGAAGAAGGAAAGTTTCGTTATCATCACAAATGTGTACAAGCTAAATTAACCCATTTATGCTTTGCAGATGATCTCCTGATATTCACAGAGGGAACTCTAAACTCGGTTCAGGGAGTACTAGAGGTTCTGAGGTCTTTTGAGACTAAGTCTGGTTTAGCTCTAAGCATATCTAAGACCAGTTTCTTTACGTCTGGAGTACCTACTGATGAAATTGAGCAAATAAAAAGGGAAACAGGTCTATCTCATGCTTCTCTGCCTATCAGGTACCTCGGAATCCCCCTGGTAACTAAAAAGCTATCGGTCTCTAATTGTGAACCCCTGCTCCTAAGTGTTAAGGCAAAGCTAGATTCCTGGAGCGCTAGAACATTGTCATTTGCAGGAAGATTATTGCTAATCAATACAGTTATATCGGGAATATCAAACTTTTGGTGTGCTACATTTACTATCCCCAAAAGCtgtattaaaactataaattctCTATGCGGTGCCTATCTATGGAAAGGTACCACAGAAGGAACACATTCAGCTCGAGTAGCTTGGGAGGAGATTACACATTCAAAGGAAGAAGGAGGTTTGGCAGTAAGGGATTTAGTAACCTGGAACAAGGCTTGCGTGATGAAACTCATTTGGCTGCTCTTCTTTAGGTCTGGATCAATATGGGTAGCTTGGTTCAAGCAGGAGATCCTCTCAGGATGCACTTCGAACTTCTGGATACTGAAAGAAAGTCAAAAATATTCTTGGACAATCAATCGGATGCTCAGGCTACGCGATGAGATTTTTCCATGGATAAAAACGAGGATTAGAGATGGTGCTACCTGTCGGTTTTGGAGTGATAACTGGAGTCCCTTTGGCAACCTGTCTGTCTATCTGAACCTCGCTCCTGCAGCGCGAATGGGTATTCCAAAGACGGCTACTATCTCTGACCTCAATCACCACGGAATTTGGAGGCTCCCCCCTGCTCGTTCAGACAACCAGGTTACCCTCTATGCCTTTCTATCAACTATAAATCTTAGAGAAGGAGATGACTATGTGGAATGGGTTATGAATGATAAGATAACGAAGACTTACTCTACCGGTCGAGTGTATACAGAACTAAAGCATCATAATCCTCTGGTTCCTTGGTGCAAATTGGTATGGATCTCATGGGGTATTCCTAAACATTGTTTCTTAACATGGCTGTTCATCAAAGATAGATGTCCCACCAGAGATCGTCTCATAAACTGGGGACTACCAACTTCCCCGAATTGTCTGCTATGTAATGCCCCGGCTGAATCTAGAGACCATATCTTCTTTGAATGCCCTTTTGCCTGGTCTGTCTGGTCAAGAATGTCAGCCCGATGCAACCTAGCTCCGTCTCGCACCTGGAATCAAACTATCTCTGAACTCCAGCAACTGAATCGACCTCGCCCTAATAAGCTACTCTGTCTCCTCACTTGGCAATGTGTGATCTACCTCATCTGGACTGAGAGAAACAACCGCCTCCACCGCAATACATTCCGATCACCGGACTCAATCTCTTCTCTGGTCATCTCTACCATCAGAACAAAAATTGCCTCCATCAGATTATCCTCACCACCTCTCTCATCAGCGCTCTTCAATATTTGGATGTCTTCACCATGAAGAACTCCCTCTTTCAGCATTCCGGGCTCAGGTTCGCACTTCATCTCTCTCAGCTGGTCTCGCCGAATCTCTGCATGACTCATAACGAAGATGTATCGACAATTCCCCTCTTTCTCGACTGGTTTCTTAAAATGGGCCTCCTAAAAGGATTTCTTTTTGTTGTCTTTAACTAATGGGCTAGACCCAAGAAACAAATGCCTGGCTGGGCTGTAGTCTTTATGTACGTTTTCTCTTTTAAGTTAATAGCAAgccctttatcaaaaaaaaacttatgtagCATAAGAATATTAATATAAAGGTCAACTCCAATCATCTCGGTTAGTAGGCAAGAATGCCTTGATTCTAGTCTTGAACAGCTAACGGCCGATATTTAAAGATTTAGTCGCTCCATTTAGGTTCATCCGTCCATCAAATCAAAAGAAcctaagagcaccattaaccaAGGGTGTTTAAGAGGTgcttagatttttttaattaaaaaaaaggaaagagaagaagaaaaagaaagatgagTGCTTAATTAGACATCACAAGCAACTATTACTTGCACTACTCGCGAGTCCTACTGACACGTGACAGTCCACGATTGGTTCGTTTTTTTATAATTagagaaaaaaccaaaaaaaaaaaaaaattaaacacccCAAATGGTgctctaagagcatcattaatgATTGAAAGttgcttaaattttttttgtcagaataaaaaaaaattaaaaaatacaccAATCGCAGACCACCACGTATTGGTGGAGCCCGCAAACAGTGCAACCAACAAAGAAAACTGGGTGCTTATTTGCATGCAGAAGGGATGTTGCTTTTGTTTTTGGTGGGTCCCCAGGCCATAAGCAACCCTTTTTTAgagggataaagatgctctaatgggtttattaataaataataacgaTGGACCCAAAATAAAGTTATGGGAAAagagtgaaaaataaataaatttcaggATATCCAGTGAGTGCAGCACTCATCAGTGGTGTTCGGATATCCGTTcaggttcggatcgggtattttggatttccgggtatttcggtatagggATAAAGAACATGTTCATGTATTTCTGTACTTCAGGTCGGGTTCAAGTACTTTTTACTCGGGCTCAGTTATTTTGaatcgggttcagatatttagattttaaaagaaaaaaaataaatttttctttttttaagtttcttgtatttaaaaatatagatttcacttaactgatttttttttattttttatagattgaatgattaataggtttggagataatatatatttcaaaaataaatatatattaattttggtaTTGTTTTTAAACTTTGAATGTAACTATTGTCaatacatgaaacaaaaagtttagcatgcattttaaatgaatatcaagtcattttctccataattatatatatacttatgaacttaaagtatgtgtaacatcaatataaatatttttttaaaaaatgagagatgtaagctagaaatataagggtaagtatatatatgtttggttatcttcggatatccattcgggtacGGATATTactcgttcgggttcggatatccaatctctcctaacttaatacccgttcgggtattttgctacttcggttcggatttcggtttggatttttcGGGTCGTTTTCGGATGcggcttcggatatcgggtaaagtgcccacccctattcATCACTATGTATCTCTAGCATATGCAGGATGAACCGAAACATAATATTGATGCTTTTGAGAGGAAATTTATGTCGGTGACGTTTGGTGTTTTTTTCCGCTAAGAATGTTAATTTTATTGAACCCCACCCTAAGAAGTCCCcattaaacatgctctaagGTACAACTACAAAAGGCAACTAACCTATACAAAAGATACCCTggcaaaaaagaagcaaaaaaacAGGGTATCAATCAGCTTGACAAAACAAATAACTCCAGGAACAAGCTCATGGAGAGACAGAAGAGCAGCTAAAAGGGTCATATTTTCATATGAGCCAAAGTGTCATAAGGGAGCTGAACAAGCTCATGGAGAGACGTTTGATGTTTTGCTCATGCATTACATTGTCGAAGTTCAAGTTTGCAAGCAAATGTCATTACGTAGGTTACTATAGCTTTTAAACTCTTAAGAGATTTGAGCAAGCCTTAGAGATTGGTTTTACGTCTTTTACTTTTACCTCTTTAAACCAAGTAACTTCACTTTCCTAGAGCCACGTGTTACAGCCTGCCTCTCTAGCAGCGACCCATTCATTGTTCATACGGTTATGCATGAAATGCTTCCTCAGATTCCCTCCAAATAATTTACAAGCGAtcaaaagattttgttaaatatactttttaGTGTACATacctccaattttttttgttacctaTACTTTTAGTGTaacttttctatttttagattatctatatatatgtagaaaaatagaaataacaATGTTCTTCGAAAATAATACTTGTTGCcttcgttgacaaaaaaaaaatacttgttGCCTTCCCTTAATCTCCAAATTTTCATTATTCTAGATCCAATTTCCATTCTTCTATTTGATCACCAGATATCTTCCAAATTTCCATATAAAAAGAAACTTTTTATTCTTTACAAAGAACtcaaatttctatttttatggaGGTTGATGAGCAAGCCCGTAGTTATATATAAACTTGTGTAATAATATTCTTTTCTCTTCGATCACCTTCTCTTCAGTTTTCACCGTGCAACTTTTTAGCTCTCTTAAAAGATGGttcgtttattttttttagcaaaCCTATCGAGCAAAATATAAATGCAACTATACAAATCCATTGAAGTGTTTTTTCTTATGAGACAACTAAAGCTTTCGTTTTATTTCATTGTTTGTAGTCGTCGAAAATTGTTTTTAAGTATCGGGGTTTTAACGAAGAAACCAGGCGGAAAGCACTTCGAAGTCTGTCTCATCGTACCGGTACACCAACATCCCAATAAACGGCCTTACACCATTGAGACACTTAGAACAAACTGCTGGCTTAACTGAACCAACTTAAACcatgtgttttatatatatagagagagagatatataaAGATGTTACTTTTAGTTAGGTTTTCAATTTTGAACAATGTGTAACaatgttttcttctttgttttataGGATATGAGTATGCGGATTTTAATTTAGACCTAGACGTTCTAACCGTGACGGGACAAAACATGAATCGAAGTAAAATCCTGAAGAAATTGAAGAAGATTTTTTACTCTATCGACATTCTTCAGACGTTGTGTGTCCCCCCTAATTAGTATGGTTTTTAAAGCAAGTTCTATTGATATTTTGATAATTAGTGTTGCTTTTTGTATGCTTCTCTTATTAATAATGGTgtgtttttgttatatttttcgtTTTGCGCATTAGAACCTATACAAACTATTGGGTGGAAGGCCAAATCAGTCCAGTTCTTATTTTAGACTAAGGccttaaaattttataacagtgaaagttatgggttttatgCTCATGTTTGTCTCCCAGACCTAgagtcagtttttttttttttttaactaaaagataaaaaaatatactaaaagtAATTTGAATTCGAGccacaaaaaaattaacattttatataatcaCTAGACTATCaacacttgattttttttttcaacacttgataattttagtgattttttgaaaagaaaaatatttattaattcatTGCAAATTATACTGATCTTTACCAAAAGAAATTAAGGGTTTGATTTAAGATTTTGTGATTGCTTTTGGAATGAATAGATGGGCATTATCCTTTCGAATGGTGGGCTTTGAAGTCTAAGATGAGTTAGACTTTGTGACAATTATTTTGACGTGTAAACACCATGGGTATGTCCAGAGCATGCAATTTACACATGGAACGACATAGATGAGTTTCAACATTCAATTACTGCCATGGGTTTTTGACCGGAAGGGTATTTGATATATATGCAGTTTTATCAAGTACACCTAATTTGATTTGTCCGATAGTTTTTACAGCTCTTTTGTAATCGACTGGGACATATATCtccaatattattttttattttttggtgcacacaatatttttcttttcaaaatcacaTTTCTAATGTTTTTCCTTTCAAAATCACAGCTCTAATAATATCGGTGATGACCTTATAAGTTATAATACGATGATTACGCCTGCCGATGCCCAAATATTAATCGAAGGGATTCAATCAGAACGAGGGAATCAATCAGAACGAGTGTGCtcattgatatatttattttcacattttctaTAAAGCGTAAAAATcgttccccccccccccccccccccccaattaAATATGTCGTTATCTCCCCTCACTCACTCGACATAATTGACCGGTCTCTTGTCGCAATGTTTTGCAGCCCAACTATTAATAGATGTGCTGTGGTCATACACTCTTAACTATCAAAAACATCTATCCTCACAACAAACCGAACAAGCTCAAGTAACGAAATCAAAGCATGGGAAGCCTCAAATCTCTGGTTATCTTGGCTTTGCTTTTTTCCCTCTCTGTCGCTGTTTTTGCCGACACATCCAACGATGCTTCTACACGTATACAACTCTATATTTATCATTTCCCTAGTATAGTTTCACATAACTGATGATCGAATGTTTTATACATAGCCTGACGCAAATAACATGTAAATCACACGTGCAGCTAAAGATGAAGTGAAGCCAAGTGAAGCGACCGATGCCATAGGGCAACAACAACCCCAGGCTGCGGAGGCCGAAGCCGAGGCCAACGATGTTGTTGTTGAACCTCAGCAGCGGGTCCGTTGTGGCTGTATAAACGGGTGTTGCGGAATCTGCAATTATGGACGGTGCAGCTACTGTTGTCCCAGACAACAATCCGAGGAGGCCGTGGAAACCGAAGCTATTGATGCCAACGTTGTTGAACCTCAGCAAGGGGGCCGTTGTGGCTGTAGATACAGATGTTGCGGAATCTGCCGTTATGGACGGTGCAGCTACTGTTGTCCCAGACAACAATCCGAGGAGGCCGTGGAAACCGAAGCTATTGATGCCAACGTTGTTGAACCTCAGCAAGGGGGCCGTTGTGGCTGTAGATACAGATGTTGCGGAATCTGCCGTTATGGACGGTGCAGCTACTGTTGCCCACGTGCTCAAGCGGAGGCTGAAGTTATTGAGCCCCAACAACGTAGCAGATGTAGGTACGGTTGCTGCGGAAGCTACGCTTATGGGCAGTGCAGTGCTTGTTGTTCCAAGAagatggctactgaagaagcgGAGAAAAAGGAAGAAGCTAAGCCATGAATGGTGTGTAACACAAACTCTATGTTTGTACTTTGTATGCATGGACGCATGGTATATATTACTGTTTCGTACGTATGtcaaaataagagaaaaatgaTGCTATGAGAAGGTCTATAGCTCAATAAAAAAAGTCATAGGAtcatataatatgtattttgttatgTAGTGTTTTCCTCGTGAAGATTGTAATAATAACTactgtttaaatattaaatcgTTGATTGCAACATTTAAATTGTAATCGTGAAAAAGCATGTATAGCTAGGTCAATAAAACCACACAGGTTTAATATGGCATCACGTAGACTTATAATTTTGCGAAAAGAGAAATATTCATTTATTCAtagtaaattaataataatttttattagacATAAAATATCCTACGTAATTAGTTGGAACGGATCTCAAGCAATATATAAAGATAGATGAACTAATACATTTATTACCAACTGGTTTTATGTTGGAACCccatatattttaacatgatatCAAATTTCGATCCACGCAGTCCAGTCCGATCCATGCAGTCTAACTCGATCCACATCGATCTAGCCCAAAAAATGGTCCATCGATTGACACTCAAAGAACCATCATTTCGAAAGGACGTATTAGGCACAAACTCTCTCAAATCAGTAGTTAAAAAGGATCTTAAACAATACATAAATTTAGATGAACCAATCCAATTATCACCGATTGGTTTTAGGtaataattttatcaaaagagaaagggtttgatttatgattttgtgattatttTTGGAGTGTATAGATGGACGTTATCCTTTCGAATAGTGGGCTGTCTAAGTCTAAGAGTTAGTCTTTGTGACAATTATTTTGACGTGTAAACACCAGGGGTCATGTACAGAGCATGTCATTTACACATGGAACGACATAGAGGAGTTTCAACATTCAACTACTGCCATGGGTTTTTTGGCCAGAAGCAAGAGCGGGTGTTTGATAGATACGTAGTTTTGTCAAGTACTGCTAATTCGGTTCTTGTCGGATACTTTTTACTCAGCTCTTTTGTAAGCGACTGGGACATGCCtctaatgtttttcttttaaaattcacatgtctaatttttttttcacatgtctaattaatattttctctttCAAATTACAGCTCTAATATTATCAtaaatgaatttataatacagTGACTACATCTGCCGATACCATGTATTAATCGAAGGGAATCAACCAGACGAATGTGCTCATTGCTATATTTATTCTTACATTTTCTATGAAGTGTAAAAATCGTTTTCCCCATTAAATATGTCGTTATCTTCCCTCACTCACTCGACATAATTGACCTGTCTCTTGTCGCCATGTATTGCCGCCGAACTATAAATAGATGTGTTGTggtcatacactcttcactacCAAAAACATCTATCCTCACAACAAACTGAACAAGCTCAAGTAACGAAATCAAAGCATGGGAAGGCTCAAGTCTCTGGTTATCTTGGCTTTGCTTTTTTCCCTCTCTTTCGTTGTTTTTGCCGACTCATCCAAGGATGCTTCTACACATGGTATACAACTCTATATTTATCATTTCCCTTTTTTACTTTCACATAACTGATGATCGAATGTTTTAAACATAGCCTGacgtaaataaaatataaatcacaCGTGCAGCTAAGGATGAAGTGAAGCCAAGTGAAGCGACCGATGCCCAGGCTGCGGAGGCCGTGGCCAAGGATGTTGTTGCAGAGCCCCAGCAAGGACGATGGCCTGGTGGTTGTAGGTACGGATGTTGCGGTGGCTGGTTTTTTGGACGGTGCAACTACTGTTGTCGTAGTCCACAAGCCGAGGAGACCGTGGAAACTGAAGCTGTTGAGGCCAACGTTGTTGAACCTCAGCAGGGGGGTCGTGGTGGCTGTAGATACGGATGTTGCGGATCCTGGCGTTACGGACGGTGCAGCTACTGTTGTCGCAGTCCACAAGCCGAGGAAACCGTGGAAACCGAAGCTGTTGATGCCAACGTTGTCGAACCTCAGCAGGGGGGTCGTGGTGGCTGTAGATACGGATGTTGCGGATCCTGGCGTTATGGACGGTGCACCTACTGTTGTCGCAGTCCACAAGCCGAGACCGTGGAAACCGAAGCTGTTGATGCCAACGTTGTAGAACCTCAACAGGGGGGTCGTGGTGGCTGTAGATACGGATGTTGCGGATCCTGGCGTTATGGACGGTGCAGCTACTGTTGTCGCAATCCACAAACCGAGACCGTGGAAACCGAAGCTGTTGATGCCAACGTTGTTGAACCTCAGCAGGGGGGTCGTGGTGGCTGTAGATACGGATGTTGCGGATCCTGGCGTTATGGACGGTGCAGCTACTGTTGCCGAGGTGCTCAAGCGGAGTCTGAAGGGCAGAAAAAGGAAGAAGCTAAGCCATGAATGGTGTgtaaaacaaactctatgttTGTATGCATGGATGCATGGTTTATATTACTGTTTCGTACGTATGTCAAAATAAGGAAAAAGTGTTGCTATAAAGTCTATAGATCAATAAAAAAATGTCGTAGGTTCATATAATATGTGTTTTGTTATGTAGTGTTTTCGTCGTGAAGATTGTAATAATAACTACTGTTTAAATACTAAATCTTGGATtgcaatatttaaattattataatgaaAAAGCATGTGCCTAGGTCAATGAAAACCACATAGGTTTTATGGTATCACGTAGATTTGTGATCCTAAACATGCATTATGAAAGTCGACttgacatataaaataaaactaaagcgtTGGTTAGAATATCTTTATTTATTctctttcattttaaatgatgtTTAAAGTTAatgcatatttataaaaaagtcagctttgataaatttattttaattttataaaagtaacatcaaataaaattagtaaactaataaaaatctaCAATACTATATAATTggtcataaatattaaaaacattaaatttttatttaaaacaatgaGAACATTActtattttgcaaaaaaaaaaaaaatcttaaacatcAAATAAATTGAAATGTAGAAAGTATCATTATATGTTTGTATGAATAACAATTGAAGATTTGTTTAGATTTTATAAACTCCAGTGTAGGGAGTATTCACCGATCCAACCCATAGAGTTCCATCATGCTCCTCCACCTCACTTATAGAGATCCACTTATTTCCAATTGTACCCTCGAAAACCTCCGATATTACGCCACTACCTTCGCTCAACCTCACGGCCATCCCGTTCCCTTTGTACTTAGCCCAATACGAATGAACTTTCATCCAGTCCACCGGCAAGCCCAAAGCGGCGCGTCCTAGCCAGGCATTCGACATGGCGAACTTTGTCAGCTTTGAGTGTTTTGTATTCAGGCCTACCCAAAATCCACCACGTGGACTCCTCTTTATGTTGTCGGGGAACCCAGGCAGCCCCTCCGCGAAAATCTCATACTTCTCGTGAGATTTAGAAACCGACGTGTCGTTGAGCCAGTAGCGTAGGATTCGAGATGTGGCAGTCTCTGCCACGAGAAGGTAATCACCGTTTTGGCTCATAACGACGCCGTTTGCGAACGAAAGGTTGCTTACAAGAGTTGTCACTTGGTTCGTTTTTGGATCGTATTTCATCAATCTACCGGTTCTGTCCCCACTCATTATTGCACCTATATAATTCctgaaaaatttaaacaatttacGCTCGTATATGTTCAAATCATTATGAAGTAAAAAATTTTCATAATGCATGTGTACAttcatataaaaatgtatacGATATTACTTCAGCCAACAAAAAATGTATAAGATATTAGTATATTACTGATATTACGGTGTATGCATAATGCATGTATTTTTATTCtaagtaacatttttttttgcagagctTGTTTTTATGTAAGATGAATCATGAATGATTGAATATTTGCAGAATTTTaagttataaaaaacaaaaaaaaaacaggaaaaaaatatttgcagAATTTTACCTTCGTTGATAAACCGAACTACTATCTGTGAAGTAGACAACTCCAGTCCGTGGGTCTATTTCCACAGCGTTGGTAAACCTAAGGGGCTTATCCAGCTGACGTGTAGATACTTGATTGGCTAAACCACCTTGTCGACCAACTTTAAGAAGTCCCATATAAGCATCGGCAATATAAAGATCACCAGTGGATTTTTCAAAGGCCAGGCCCAATGGTCGACCACACTCATGTTCCGTTCGTTGGTGCTCGTGCGGGCCCTCGCAACCTTCTCTGCATTTAATTAAAACGTTAAATACAATAGTCATCCAAGTGTTGAACCCTAAGTGTGAACAATGAACAGATCCCATCATAAGTAACTATTTTCATAactataactattattttatatcaagGCTACCATCAACGCTGGGTTTAATGAgttgtttaattttgtttacatgATTGTTATTCTATACTGTAATCTTTCTGAAAACGTGTATAGAAAATATAACAGTTTTAGCACAAATCTGGACCACCAAAAAGTCAATATC
It encodes the following:
- the LOC106453330 gene encoding late embryogenesis abundant protein M17-like isoform X1, giving the protein MGSLKSLVILALLFSLSVAVFADTSNDASTPKDEVKPSEATDAIGQQQPQAAEAEAEANDVVVEPQQRVRCGCINGCCGICNYGRCSYCCPRQQSEEAVETEAIDANVVEPQQGGRCGCRYRCCGICRYGRCSYCCPRQQSEEAVETEAIDANVVEPQQGGRCGCRYRCCGICRYGRCSYCCPRAQAEAEVIEPQQRSRCRYGCCGSYAYGQCSACCSKKMATEEAEKKEEAKP
- the LOC106454514 gene encoding protein STRICTOSIDINE SYNTHASE-LIKE 2: MMKLFFVLAISFALLLSLFDSSGESPKHGESMLTVHFPDFHLIPTTGALGPESFAFDFYGDGPFTGLSDGRIVKWIANESRWMDFAVTTPTREGCEGPHEHQRTEHECGRPLGLAFEKSTGDLYIADAYMGLLKVGRQGGLANQVSTRQLDKPLRFTNAVEIDPRTGVVYFTDSSSVYQRRNYIGAIMSGDRTGRLMKYDPKTNQVTTLVSNLSFANGVVMSQNGDYLLVAETATSRILRYWLNDTSVSKSHEKYEIFAEGLPGFPDNIKRSPRGGFWVGLNTKHSKLTKFAMSNAWLGRAALGLPVDWMKVHSYWAKYKGNGMAVRLSEGSGVISEVFEGTIGNKWISISEVEEHDGTLWVGSVNTPYTGVYKI
- the LOC125608887 gene encoding late embryogenesis abundant protein M17-like produces the protein MGRLKSLVILALLFSLSFVVFADSSKDASTHAKDEVKPSEATDAQAAEAVAKDVVAEPQQGRWPGGCRYGCCGGWFFGRCNYCCRSPQAEETVETEAVEANVVEPQQGGRGGCRYGCCGSWRYGRCSYCCRSPQAEETVETEAVDANVVEPQQGGRGGCRYGCCGSWRYGRCTYCCRSPQAETVETEAVDANVVEPQQGGRGGCRYGCCGSWRYGRCSYCCRNPQTETVETEAVDANVVEPQQGGRGGCRYGCCGSWRYGRCSYCCRGAQAESEGQKKEEAKP
- the LOC106453330 gene encoding late embryogenesis abundant protein M17-like isoform X2: MGSLKSLVILALLFSLSVAVFADTSNDASTPKDEVKPSEATDAEAEANDVVVEPQQRVRCGCINGCCGICNYGRCSYCCPRQQSEEAVETEAIDANVVEPQQGGRCGCRYRCCGICRYGRCSYCCPRQQSEEAVETEAIDANVVEPQQGGRCGCRYRCCGICRYGRCSYCCPRAQAEAEVIEPQQRSRCRYGCCGSYAYGQCSACCSKKMATEEAEKKEEAKP